From a single Fusobacterium pseudoperiodonticum genomic region:
- the hrcA gene encoding heat-inducible transcriptional repressor HrcA yields MRISEREKLVLNAIVDYYLTVGDTIGSRTLVKKYGIELSSATIRNVMADLEDMGFIEKTHTSSGRIPTDMGYKYYLTELLKVEKITQEEIENINNVYNRRVDELENILKQTSTLLSKLTNYAGIAVEPKPDNTKVDRVELVYIDEYLIMAVIVMEDRRVKTKNIHLPYPITKDEVDKKVVELNDKIKNNEIAINDIEKFFTESSDIIYEHDDEDELSKYFINNLPGVLKDRDIEEVTDVIEFFNERKDIRDLFEKLIEQKAKENSKTNVNVILGDELGIKELEDFSFVYSIYNLGGAQGIIGVMGPKRMAYSKTMGLINHVSREVNKLINSMEREKNKKV; encoded by the coding sequence ATGAGAATTTCTGAAAGAGAAAAACTTGTACTCAACGCTATTGTAGATTATTATCTTACAGTTGGGGACACAATAGGTTCCAGAACATTGGTAAAAAAATATGGAATAGAACTCTCATCTGCTACTATTCGTAATGTTATGGCTGATTTAGAGGATATGGGGTTTATTGAAAAAACTCACACTTCCTCAGGACGTATTCCAACAGACATGGGATATAAGTATTACCTAACTGAGCTCCTTAAAGTAGAAAAGATTACACAGGAAGAAATTGAAAATATTAATAATGTGTATAATCGTAGAGTTGATGAATTAGAAAATATATTAAAACAAACTTCTACTCTACTTTCAAAGTTGACAAATTATGCAGGTATAGCTGTTGAACCTAAACCTGATAATACAAAAGTTGACAGAGTGGAGCTCGTTTATATAGATGAATACCTAATTATGGCAGTTATTGTTATGGAGGATAGAAGAGTAAAAACTAAAAATATCCATTTACCTTATCCTATTACAAAAGATGAAGTAGATAAAAAAGTTGTTGAACTAAATGATAAGATTAAAAATAACGAAATTGCTATAAATGATATTGAAAAGTTCTTTACTGAAAGTTCAGACATCATCTATGAACATGATGATGAAGATGAACTTAGTAAATACTTTATCAATAATCTACCAGGTGTTTTAAAAGATAGAGATATTGAAGAAGTTACAGATGTAATTGAGTTTTTCAATGAAAGAAAAGATATCAGAGATCTATTTGAAAAACTTATAGAACAAAAGGCTAAAGAGAATTCAAAGACAAATGTTAATGTAATTCTTGGTGATGAATTAGGTATTAAAGAATTGGAAGATTTTAGTTTTGTCTATTCTATATATAATCTAGGTGGTGCCCAAGGAATTATAGGAGTTATGGGACCAAAGAGAATGGCATATTCTAAAACGATGGGGCTTATAAATCATGTTAGTAGGGAAGTTAATAAACTCATTAATTCAATGGAAAGAGAAAAAAATAAAAAAGTTTAG
- the grpE gene encoding nucleotide exchange factor GrpE translates to MQDKDIKDEVLEEDINKEEVKEEAHEHEHEHKHGGHSCCGKHGHKHEEEIGKLKAEIENWKNDYLRKQAEFQNFTKRKEKEVEELKKFASEKIITQFLGSLDNFERAIESSTESKDFDSLLQGVEMIVRNLKDIMTSEGVEEISTEGAFNPEYHHAVGVEACEDKKEDEIVKVLQKGYMMKGKVIRPAMVIVCKK, encoded by the coding sequence ATGCAAGATAAAGATATTAAAGATGAGGTTTTAGAAGAGGATATAAATAAAGAGGAAGTTAAAGAAGAAGCTCATGAACATGAGCATGAACATAAACATGGTGGACACAGTTGTTGTGGAAAACATGGACATAAACATGAAGAAGAAATTGGAAAATTAAAAGCTGAAATAGAAAATTGGAAAAATGATTATTTAAGAAAACAAGCTGAATTTCAAAACTTTACTAAGAGAAAAGAAAAAGAAGTTGAAGAACTTAAAAAATTCGCTTCTGAAAAAATTATCACTCAATTTTTAGGAAGTTTAGATAACTTTGAAAGAGCTATTGAATCTTCTACTGAAAGTAAAGATTTTGACTCATTACTACAAGGTGTTGAAATGATAGTAAGAAATTTAAAAGATATCATGACTAGTGAAGGTGTTGAAGAAATTTCAACTGAAGGAGCTTTCAATCCAGAATATCATCATGCAGTTGGTGTTGAAGCATGCGAAGATAAAAAAGAAGATGAGATTGTAAAAGTATTACAAAAAGGTTATATGATGAAAGGTAAAGTTATCAGACCAGCAATGGTTATAGTATGTAAGAAATAA